The following nucleotide sequence is from Alkalihalobacillus sp. LMS39.
GGCGACGTTGTTTCAAACGTATATTAAACATAAAAATTTCCCCTCAAATCGGAGTATTTCTGAATACTTCAATACGTTAATTATATAGCAACTTTTTGTTGCGAGGAATAAAAGCTACAAAAAATTGCTTTTACTGTAATAAAAGCATTGACAGCTACATTTTGTTGCGTATAATAAAACTTATAGAGCAACGTTTTGTAGCGGTAAGGAGGTGAATGATTTGAAAAAAAGACTCTGGCTTGAAGATTTAAGGAAGAAGAATAAATTAACTCATCAAGAGGTTGCTAACCATATTAAGATTAGTCGACAGTATTACGGAATGATTGAAAGTGGAGAAAGAGCCCCAAGTGTAACGATAGCAAAAAAACTTGGAAAAATATTGGGTTTTAAATGGACTCTTTTTTTTGAAAATGAATGCTACAAAACATTGCGTTGCGCGAGTGAAAAAAGGGAGTTGAGCAAATGACAAATCAACAAG
It contains:
- a CDS encoding helix-turn-helix transcriptional regulator, encoding MKKRLWLEDLRKKNKLTHQEVANHIKISRQYYGMIESGERAPSVTIAKKLGKILGFKWTLFFENECYKTLRCASEKRELSK